The Channa argus isolate prfri chromosome 22, Channa argus male v1.0, whole genome shotgun sequence genome has a window encoding:
- the wdr44 gene encoding WD repeat-containing protein 44 yields the protein MASDTSDTEEFYDAPEDVNFTPSPKVSPAKFVIPSPKLLQRSVNAALDVSCTVAISEPQQDDSLQIIDSIIEESQKGSDVGEVSQLLDHLYVEATQEPKKEDIGQEVPLELAAAAVEPQHAKSQEEQQESAATKGACSITAPEPSDLPGPSAGLLDHIQPPDITSSIGEIPSNGAVVVTEGEQEQGPANILDQVSLTDRQADAAGPTKPPRQFTVEPDIVASTKKPPPSRPPPPSGGPPPRPPPPTWQSLPSKKSQECLRPSGLEVSAVCSVGSDALEPLGLVSPGSTIRGITKELQHSLDLASATSGEKVVTAQENDEQASSQSGGQTSGPQRPRSNSGRELTDEEILASVMIKNLDTGEEIPLIQAEEKLPAGINPLTLHIMRRTKEYITNDAAQSDDDEKPQAPLADTDGGKLKQKTTQLKKFLGKSVKKAKHLAEEYGEKAVNKVKSVRDEVFHTDQDDPSSSDDEGMPYTRPAKFKAAHSFKGPFDFDQIKVVQDLSGEHMGAVWTMKFSHCGRLLASAGQDNVVRIWVLKTAFDYFNNMRLKYNTEGRVSPSPSQESLCSSKSDTDPGASCVPEDPDTEDRNAPFRQIPFCKYKGHTADLLDLSWSKNFFLLSSSMDKTVRLWHISRRECLCCFQHIDFVTAIAFHPRDDRYFLSGSLDGKLRLWNIPDKKVALWNEVDGQTRLITAANFCQNGKYAVIGTYDGRCIFYDTERLKYHTQIHVRSTRGRNKVGRKITGIEPLPGENKILVTSNDSRIRLYDLRDLSLSMKYKGYVNSSSQIKASFSHDYSFIVSGSEDKYVYIWSTYHDLSKFTSVRRDRNDFWEGIKAHNAVVTSAIFAPHPGLIVPLETGAEKTEAECKNLDSTESETIPSGALKTDHTEVLLSADFTGAIKVFINVKKY from the exons ATGGCGTCAGATACAAGTGACACCGAGGAATTCTATGATGCTCCCGAGGACGTTAATTTCACACCATCCCCTAAAGT gtcACCCGCAAAGTTTGTCATTCCTTCACCTAAG cTTTTGCAAAGATCAGTAAATGCTGCACTAGATGTGAGCTGCACAGTGGCCATATCTGAGCCTCAGCAAGACGATTCTCTGCAG ATAATCGATAGCATCATTGAAGAGAGTCAAAAGGGAAGTGATGTTGGGGAAGTGTCTCAGCTTTTAGATCATCTATATGTTGAAGCAACACAAGAGCCAAAGAAAGAGGATATTGGTCAGGAGGTTCCTTTGGAGCTTGCAGCGGCCGCTGTCGAACCTCAGCATGCCAAGAGTCAGGAGGAACAACAGGAAAGTGCAGCAACAAAAGGAGCATGTTCTATAACTGCTCCTGAACCCTCAGATCTTCCAGGGCCATCAGCTGGGCTGTTAGATCATATTCAGCCCCCAGACATCACCAGCTCCATAGGAGAGATTCCGTCTAATGGGGCTGTTGTGGTTACAGAAGGGGAGCAGGAGCAAGGACCTGCAAACATCTTAGACCAAGTCTCACTGACAGATAGGCAAGCTGATGCTGCAGGGCCCACAAAACCCCCACGTCAATTTACAGTGGAACCAGACATAGTAGCCAGCACCAAGAAGCCGCCTCCTTCTCGCCCACCACCTCCCAGTGGAGGTCCTCCTCCAAGACCTCCTCCACCAACTTGGCAGAGTCTACCTTCTAAGAAGTCTCAGGAGTGTCTGAGGCCAAGTGGCCTGGAAG TGTCTGCAGTCTGTTCAGTCGGCAGCGATGCTTTGGAGCCTTTGGGCCTGGTGTCTCCTGGCAGCACCATAAGGGGTATAACCAAAGAGCTGCAACATTCCTTGGATCTGGCCAGTGCCACCAGTGGGGAAAAGGTGGTAACAGCACAG gAAAATGATGAGCAGGCCTCATCTCAAAGTGGAGGACAAACTTCAGGTCCTCAGCGACCTCGTTCCAATTCTGGTAGAGAACTAACAGATGAA GAAATCCTGGCTAGTGTAATGATAAAGAATTTGGACACTGGGGAAGAGATCCCTTTAATCCAGGCAGAAGAGAAACTTCCTGCTGGAATTAACCCTCTCACTTTGCACATCATGAGGAGGACGAAGGAGTACATTAC GAATGATGCAGCACAGTCAGATGATGATGAGAAGCCTCAGGCTCCATTGGCAGACACAGATGGAGgaaaactgaaacagaaaac AACCCAGTTAAAGAAATTTCTGGGTAAATCTGTGAAAAAGGCCAAACATCTCGCTGAGGAATATGGAGAGAAGGCAGTCAACAAAGTGAAAAGTGTGCGCGATGAAG TATTCCATACCGATCAAGATGACCCATCGTCCAGTGATGATGAAGGCATGCCCTACACCAGGCCTGCTAAGTTCAAGGCAGCACATAGCTTCAAGGGTCCATTTGACTTTGATCAGATTAAGGTTGTGCAGGACCTGAGTGGAGAGCATATG GGGGCTGTTTGGACAATGAAGTTCTCTCACTGTGGGAGGCTGCTGGCAAGTGCAGGCCAAGATAATGTAGTTCGGATCTGGGTCTTAAAGACTGCCTTCGACTATTTCAATAACATGAGATTAAAGTACAACACTGAAG GTCGAGTTTCACCATCTCCTTCCCAGGAAAGTTTGTGCTCCTCTAAATCTGACACAGATCCCGGG GCGAGTTGTGTTCCAGAGGACCCTGACACTGAAGACAGGAATGCACCTTTCCGCCAAATCCCCTTCTGCAAGTACAAGGGTCATACAGCTGATCTGTTGGACTTATCCTGGTCTAAG AACTTTttcctgctctcctcctccaTGGATAAAACGGTCAGGTTATGGCACATATCCCGGAGAGAgtgtctctgctgctttcaacaCATTGATTTTGTCACAGCCATTGCTTTCCATCCCAGA GATGACCGATACTTTTTAAGTGGCTCTCTGGATGGAAAGCTACGGCTCTGGAACATTCCAGACAAGAAGGTGGCACTGTGGAATGAAGTGGATGGCCAAACACGGCTCATCACTGCTGCCAACTTCTGCCAAAATGGGAAGTATGCTGTTATTGGCACCTACGATGGCCGATGCATCTTCTATGACACAGAG CGTCTGAAATACCACACTCAAATTCATGTGAGGTCCACCAGAGGCAGGAACAAAGTTGGACGTAAGATCACTGGCATTGAGCCTTTACCTGGAGAGAATAAG ATTTTGGTGACTTCAAATGATTCCCGTATTCGCCTTTACGACCTCAGGGACTTATCTCTGTCCATGAAATATAAGGGTTAtgtcaacagcagcagccagaTAAAAGCAAGCTTCAG CCACGACTATTCCTTCATAGTCAGTGGCTCAGAAGACAAGTATGTGTACATCTGGAGCACTTACCATGACCTCAGCAAGTTCACTTCTGTACGACGAGATCGCAATGACTTCTGGGAAGGGATTAAAG CACACAATGCTGTGGTCACCTCAGCTATTTTTGCGCCCCACCCAGGCCTTATTGTGCCACTGGAAACTGGGgcagaaaaaacagaagcagagtGTAAAAACCTGGATTCTACAGAATCTGAAACAATACCCTCAG GAGCACTAAAGACAGATCACACAGAGGTTCTTCTCTCTGCTGACTTCACTGGAGCCATCAAAGTTTTCATCAATGTAAAAAAGTACTGA